DNA sequence from the Ruminococcus albus 7 = DSM 20455 genome:
TTAAGCTTGCTATTGTTGGATATGAGGAAGTCTATTTCGATGTCGTTGCGGTGCTTCTCGGTGTTGTACTGCGTATAGAAATACAGCTTGTGACCGTTCACTGTCAGCATCTGAGCGATAGCGTTCTCATAGAGCATTCCCTCGTTCATGTTCAGCTTGTCACCGAGTATCTGCTTGTATACCTCATCTTCGAGCAGTTCGTTCTCGTCAAAGGCATGGCTGACAAGCAGTCCTGTATCGCCGAGGTAACACTTCACATACGCTCTGTTCTCTTTGATCGACAGTCCCACATTAGGGTCATTGCACAGGAAGCATTCGCTGGAGATAATATCCAGTAAATATGCCGAGAAACAGCGGTCTGCCTTTCTTCCATCCGTAGTTAGTCACTGTGTTCAGTTCAAGGATATTGCCCAATCCCGGTGTAGACGCATTGATTACACAATATAAAACAAAATTACCTATCACATAAGCCGGCATATTTATGCCTCCTTCCGTAGTTTTATTATACCACGGAATGCTTTGCGATAGGTAGTACTTTCATACTGTGCGTTTGCATAGGTTCAGCCTAGAAGTTTTATTGCTTTTTACAAGTTTTTTATTCATCTAGCAGATTATATATGCCGTCCTCTGAAAGAACTCCACGTTTCAGTTCTTTTGGTAGAAGTCCGGCTTCATCGGCTGCATAGTCTCGTTTCCATGCATCGCTGCCATAATACACAGACAATGATTTCACTAGCTCATCTGAACCTTCTTTTGCCTGCTTCATAATATCTTCATAATAAATGATACGCCTGATCTGTGCCTCTATGGATTCCGGTGTTGAAGGCAGTATTTTTTCAAAGCGGAACATATCAAATAATTCGCCTTCTGTATCATCCGGCGCACAGTGATGTTCATTAAAATATTCGACAATATGGAATCCGCAGCGATTGATATAGAAATGGATATTACGTTTTTCAAAATAAGGGGTGACAGTTTCCCAGACTGTGACCTCAGGATGCTTTTTTTCGATCTCACACCACGTCACATATCCGATTCCTTTGCTGTGAACAGAAGGGGACACAAAGAGCAGTTCCAGCTCTCCATGATCGTATTCGGTTCTGATCACAACTCCGCCGACAGGTTTATTGTCCTTCATGATCCGGAATGCTGTTCCTTCGTCGATTGAATGTGAAATCGTATCACGGGAAATGATCTCGCCGTCTTCTTCAAAATGATCGTCACGTTGACCGAATTCTTCGAGAGCACCATAATTGAAGGCTTCCTGATTGTCCTTTATGAATTGCTCTCTGTCAGACGGTTCAAGCGGTATGAGCTGTACTTCTGTCATATCTATTCCTCCACTGTGTATTGAGGGATTTGGGGCAAACCAGTATATTATAATTATACCATAGTTGGAACTGATTTTCAATTGGATATATGAAAAATGTATCTCAAACCTCACTGTATAATTCGGAGATAAAATAATGAAGCATCTCTCTTTGTCTATAATAGCCTGATGTACAAGTTTTTCATATTTTTCTCTCGGAAAACTTCTAAATAAATACCGATCAACTGATATCAGGTCTTTTTTTGATCTCAGTATCACTTATTTACTAGCAAATAAACGAATTTCAAGCCTTCCAAACCTACTGTTTCATTTAGAATTTACATTATTTTTATGAAATTTAAAGAAAACTCTTGACAAATTGACGAAAATTGTTTATAATAAAGTTAATATTAAGTTATAGAACCAAAAGGAGTGATAACAGTGAAAAAACCCGTTACATTGATCGATATCGCTAAAGCCTGCAACACCAGCAACGTTACTGTTTCAAAAGCCCTTGCTGATAAAAGTGGAGTTAGTGATGAACTCAGAGCAAAGATCAAACAAGTGGCAGAAGAAATGGGCTATGTTCCATCCAAAACCGTAACATCACGTAAGAAGAGCAATATCGGAGTTCTTATTCCCGAAAAGTATGTTGGGCTCAGCGGTTCTTTCTACTGGACACTGTATAACAGCCTTGTCCAGAGATTGAAAAGAGAGAATCTATACTGTGTTATAGAAAATCTTGAGTACAAAGACGAAGAAAAACTGATACTGCCTAATATTGTTACTGACCGAAAGATATCTGCGCTCATATCTCTCGGTGAGATATCTCATGTTTATGCACAGAAGCTTTCTGAAAATGTAGAACATCTGATCCTGCTTGATTATTATGTACCAGGTCTGAAGGTTGATTCGATCGTTACAAATGGCTATAATGGTGGATATAAGCTTGCAAATTATTTAATCAGCTTAGGGCACAGACGAATAGGCTTTATCGGTTCCAAAAAAGCTACATCCAGTATATTTGACAGATATATGGGTTATATGAAAGCGCTTATAGAACATGATCTGGAAATACGTGATGATTGGATAATAGATGACAGGGATAAGTATTCCGATCCGATCGATCTTGTATTCCCGAAGGATATGCCAACTGCTTTTGTATGCAACTGTGATGAAGTGGCATTCCAGACTATCAAACAGCTGAGGGAACATGGTTATTCTGTTCCTGATGATGTATCTGTTGTGGGATATGACAACTATCTTATCTCTGAAGTCAGTGATCCCACTATTACAACTATCAGTATTGATGCGGAATATATGGCGGAGCTGACTGTAAACACTCTGATCCAGCGTCTTAATGATCCAAGTACCATCTATCGAATGCGTACGATTGAAGGTGACCTTGTTATCAAAAATTCAGTTCTCCCGCTGAACAGATAATTGATACAACTATACGACCGCAGTCCAAGTGCTGCGGTCTTTACATGGAGGAAAGTAATGGGTAATAAAAGTGAACAGGCAATATATAACCATAAAAACGGTCATACTTGTTCGGGCGCGATAATGTGTGCTTTTGCAGATGAAGCAAACATGACTTCTGAACAAGCTCGGAAAGATTCAATGCCCTATGCCGGAGGTAAAATGGGAAAATGTGGTGCTGTGCTTGCAGCTGAGCATATTCTGAGAATGATGTTTAGTGGGAAAGAAGCATCAGAAAAGATAGATGAACTTGAAGCTAGATTTATGCGTATGAACTCCTCTGTAATATGCCGTGAGTTGAAAGGGTTAGATACCGGTAAAGTCCTGCGAAATTGCCGCGGCTGTGTTTCAGATGCAGCTGTCATACTTGAAGATCTGATAGGAAATTAAAAGTAAAAGCTACCACTGTTTTAAAGTCAATGGTAGCTTTTATCATTTTTATGAATTTATTGAATCTGCGATTTCTATTGCTATTTCAGAACGTAACGTAGGCGGGAACCAATGACCCAGACCGCTTATAATCTTCAATTCGCATTTTTCATAATTTTTGACCAGTTTAAGAGAATAGGCTGGATCCACAATCGGATCTGCTGCTCCATGCCATA
Encoded proteins:
- a CDS encoding DUF4143 domain-containing protein codes for the protein MKCYLGDTGLLVSHAFDENELLEDEVYKQILGDKLNMNEGMLYENAIAQMLTVNGHKLYFYTQYNTEKHRNDIEIDFLISNNSKLKYKMFPIEVKSRKKYSIESLKRFKEKYKARIGECYVIHPRNLCFKEDIVCIPPYMTICL
- a CDS encoding GNAT family N-acetyltransferase; the encoded protein is MTEVQLIPLEPSDREQFIKDNQEAFNYGALEEFGQRDDHFEEDGEIISRDTISHSIDEGTAFRIMKDNKPVGGVVIRTEYDHGELELLFVSPSVHSKGIGYVTWCEIEKKHPEVTVWETVTPYFEKRNIHFYINRCGFHIVEYFNEHHCAPDDTEGELFDMFRFEKILPSTPESIEAQIRRIIYYEDIMKQAKEGSDELVKSLSVYYGSDAWKRDYAADEAGLLPKELKRGVLSEDGIYNLLDE
- a CDS encoding LacI family DNA-binding transcriptional regulator, whose amino-acid sequence is MKKPVTLIDIAKACNTSNVTVSKALADKSGVSDELRAKIKQVAEEMGYVPSKTVTSRKKSNIGVLIPEKYVGLSGSFYWTLYNSLVQRLKRENLYCVIENLEYKDEEKLILPNIVTDRKISALISLGEISHVYAQKLSENVEHLILLDYYVPGLKVDSIVTNGYNGGYKLANYLISLGHRRIGFIGSKKATSSIFDRYMGYMKALIEHDLEIRDDWIIDDRDKYSDPIDLVFPKDMPTAFVCNCDEVAFQTIKQLREHGYSVPDDVSVVGYDNYLISEVSDPTITTISIDAEYMAELTVNTLIQRLNDPSTIYRMRTIEGDLVIKNSVLPLNR
- a CDS encoding C-GCAxxG-C-C family protein, with protein sequence MGNKSEQAIYNHKNGHTCSGAIMCAFADEANMTSEQARKDSMPYAGGKMGKCGAVLAAEHILRMMFSGKEASEKIDELEARFMRMNSSVICRELKGLDTGKVLRNCRGCVSDAAVILEDLIGN